The following proteins are co-located in the Bacteroidales bacterium genome:
- a CDS encoding Ig-like domain-containing protein, whose product MTGVVAGTCNIIYTITGGCGGTISSQQSVTITPNASITSVTGTSPLCIAGTATYVANGVVLGGGTGAWSSSNAAVATVDATGLVTGVSAGTANIIYTITGGCGGVVSAQQSVTITPNASITSVTGSSPLCITGTSTYTANGVTLGGGTGAWSSSNAAVATVNGSGLVTGVSAGTANIIYTITGGCGGVVSAQQSVTISPNASITSVTGTSPLCIGGTATYTTTGVVLSGGTGAWSSSNAAVATVDAAGLVTGVSAGTANIIYTITGGCGGTVSAQQSVTITPNASITSVTGSSPLCITGTSTYTANGVVLGGGTGAWSSSNAAVATVDAAGLVTGVSAGTANIIYTITGGCGGVVSAQQSVTINPNASITSVTGTSPLCIGGTATYTTTGVVLSGGTGAWSSSNAAVATVDATGLVTGVSAGTANIIYTITGGCGGVVSALQSVTINPNAGITSVTGSSPLCITGTSTYTANGVVLGGGTGAWSSSNVAIATVDAAGLVTGVSAGTCDIIYTITGGCGGVVSAQQSVTINPNASITSVTGASPVCIGGIVPYTANGVVLGGGTGAWSSSNTAVVTVNAAGLVTGVSAGTANIIYTITGGCGGTVSAQQSVTVNPNASITSVTGTSPLCIGGTATYTTTGVVLSGGTGAWSSSNSAVATVNGSGLVTGVSAGTANIIYTITGGCGGTVSAQQSVTISPNASITSVTGTSPLCIGGTATYTTTGVVLSGGTGAWSSSNAAVATVDASGLVTGVSGGTANIIYTITGGCGGVVSAQQSVTITPNASITSVTGTSPLCIGGTATYTTTGVVLGGGTGAWSSSNAAIATVSAGGIVTGVAAGTCDIIYTITGGCGGVVSALQSVTVNPNASITSVTGSSPLCIGGTATYTANGVTLGGGTGAWSSSNAAVATVDASGLVTGVSAGTVNIIYTITGGCGGLVSAQQSVTITPNASITSVTGSSPLCITGTATYTANGVVLGGGTGAWSSSNAAVATVDASGLVTGVSAGAANIIYTITGGCGGVVSALQSVTITPNASITSVTGSSPLCIGGTATYTANGVVLGGGTGAWSSSNVAIATVSAGGIVTGVAAGTCDIIYTITGGCGGVVSALRSVTITPNASITSVTGSSPLCIGGTATYTANGVVLGGGSGAWSSSNTSIATVSAGGIVTGVASGTCDIIYTITGGCGGVVSAQQSVIVNPNASITSVTGTSPLCIGGTATYTANGVVLGGGTGVWSSSDPSVATVNNTTGLVTGVVAGTCNIIYTITGGCGGTISSQQSVTITPNASITSVTGTSPLCIAGTATYVANGVVLGGGTGAWSSSNAAVATVDATGLVTGVSAGTANIIYTITGGCGGVVSAQQSVTITPNASITSVTGSSPLCITGTSTYTANGVTLGGGTGAWSSSNAAVATVNGSGLVTGVSAGTANIIYTITGGCGGVVSAQQSVTISPNASITSVTGTSPLCIGGTATYTTTGVVLSGGTGAWSSSNAAVATVDAAGLVTGVSAGTANIIYTITGGCGGVVSAQQSVTISPNASITSVTGTSPLCIGGTAHIQLQELSLAAVQVHGAAAMRQ is encoded by the coding sequence GTGACAGGAGTAGTAGCAGGTACATGTAATATTATTTATACTATTACAGGCGGATGTGGAGGAACAATATCTTCTCAGCAGAGTGTTACTATCACTCCAAATGCAAGCATTACCTCAGTTACAGGAACAAGTCCATTATGTATAGCAGGCACTGCCACTTATGTGGCTAACGGAGTTGTCCTAGGCGGCGGCACTGGAGCATGGAGCAGCAGCAATGCGGCAGTAGCTACAGTTGATGCTACAGGTCTGGTTACCGGAGTAAGTGCAGGCACAGCAAATATTATCTATACAATTACAGGTGGTTGTGGCGGCGTAGTCTCAGCACAGCAGAGTGTTACTATCACTCCCAATGCAAGCATCACTTCAGTAACAGGCAGCAGTCCACTTTGTATCACAGGCACCTCCACCTATACGGCTAATGGTGTTACCCTTGGCGGAGGTACAGGTGCATGGAGCAGCAGCAATGCGGCAGTAGCTACAGTTAACGGTTCTGGTTTGGTCACCGGAGTAAGTGCAGGCACAGCAAATATAATCTACACAATCACAGGCGGCTGTGGCGGTGTAGTCTCAGCACAGCAGAGTGTAACCATATCTCCAAATGCAAGTATCACCTCAGTAACAGGCACAAGTCCATTATGTATAGGCGGCACAGCTACATATACAACTACAGGAGTTGTTCTTAGCGGCGGTACAGGCGCATGGAGCAGCAGCAACGCAGCAGTAGCTACAGTTGATGCAGCTGGTCTGGTCACCGGAGTAAGTGCAGGCACAGCAAATATTATCTATACAATCACAGGCGGCTGTGGAGGAACAGTCTCAGCACAGCAGAGCGTGACCATCACTCCAAATGCAAGTATAACTTCAGTAACAGGCAGCAGTCCACTTTGTATCACAGGCACCTCCACCTATACGGCTAATGGAGTTGTTCTTGGGGGAGGTACAGGCGCATGGAGCAGCAGCAATGCTGCAGTAGCAACAGTTGATGCAGCTGGTCTGGTCACCGGAGTAAGTGCAGGCACAGCAAATATTATCTATACAATCACAGGTGGTTGTGGCGGTGTAGTCTCAGCACAGCAGAGCGTAACTATTAATCCAAATGCAAGCATTACCTCAGTAACAGGCACAAGTCCATTATGTATAGGCGGCACAGCTACATATACAACTACAGGAGTTGTCCTTAGCGGCGGTACAGGAGCATGGAGCAGCAGCAACGCAGCAGTAGCAACAGTTGATGCTACAGGTCTGGTTACCGGAGTAAGTGCAGGCACAGCAAATATTATTTATACAATTACAGGCGGCTGTGGTGGCGTGGTCTCAGCACTGCAGAGTGTTACGATCAATCCCAATGCAGGTATCACTTCAGTAACAGGCAGCAGTCCACTTTGTATCACAGGCACCTCCACCTATACGGCTAATGGAGTTGTTCTAGGCGGCGGTACAGGTGCATGGAGCAGCAGCAATGTTGCAATAGCTACAGTTGATGCAGCTGGTCTGGTCACCGGGGTAAGTGCAGGAACCTGCGATATTATCTATACAATCACAGGTGGTTGTGGCGGTGTAGTCTCAGCACAGCAGAGCGTGACCATTAATCCAAATGCAAGTATTACTTCAGTTACAGGAGCAAGTCCTGTATGTATAGGAGGAATAGTACCTTATACAGCTAACGGAGTTGTTCTTGGCGGCGGGACAGGTGCATGGAGCAGCAGCAACACGGCAGTAGTCACAGTTAACGCTGCAGGCTTGGTTACCGGAGTAAGTGCAGGCACAGCAAATATTATTTATACAATTACAGGCGGCTGTGGAGGAACAGTCTCAGCACAGCAGAGTGTGACTGTCAATCCAAATGCAAGCATTACATCAGTTACAGGCACAAGTCCATTATGTATAGGCGGCACAGCTACATATACAACTACAGGAGTTGTCCTTAGCGGCGGTACAGGTGCATGGAGCAGCAGCAACAGTGCAGTAGCCACTGTTAACGGTTCTGGTTTGGTCACCGGAGTAAGTGCAGGCACAGCAAATATTATCTATACAATCACAGGCGGCTGTGGAGGAACAGTCTCAGCACAGCAGAGTGTAACCATATCTCCAAATGCAAGTATCACTTCAGTAACAGGCACAAGTCCATTATGTATAGGCGGTACAGCTACATATACAACTACAGGAGTTGTCCTTAGCGGCGGCACAGGAGCATGGAGCAGCAGCAACGCAGCAGTAGCTACAGTTGATGCTTCCGGTTTGGTGACCGGAGTTAGTGGCGGCACAGCAAATATTATTTATACAATCACAGGTGGCTGTGGAGGCGTAGTCTCAGCACAGCAGAGCGTAACCATCACTCCAAATGCAAGTATCACTTCAGTAACAGGCACAAGTCCATTATGTATAGGCGGTACAGCTACATATACAACTACAGGAGTTGTTCTTGGCGGAGGTACAGGTGCATGGAGCAGCAGCAATGCTGCAATAGCGACAGTAAGTGCAGGCGGTATTGTAACCGGAGTTGCAGCAGGAACCTGTGATATTATCTATACAATTACAGGTGGTTGTGGCGGCGTGGTCTCAGCACTTCAGAGTGTGACCGTCAATCCAAATGCAAGCATTACCTCAGTAACAGGATCAAGTCCATTATGTATAGGCGGCACAGCCACATATACAGCTAATGGTGTTACCCTTGGCGGAGGCACAGGTGCATGGAGCAGCAGCAACGCAGCAGTAGCTACAGTTGATGCATCCGGTTTGGTTACCGGGGTTAGTGCAGGTACGGTAAATATTATCTATACAATTACAGGCGGTTGTGGCGGCTTAGTCTCAGCACAGCAGAGCGTAACCATCACTCCAAATGCAAGTATAACTTCAGTAACAGGCAGCAGTCCACTTTGTATCACAGGCACGGCAACATATACAGCTAATGGAGTTGTCCTGGGCGGCGGTACAGGAGCATGGAGTAGCAGCAATGCGGCAGTAGCTACAGTTGATGCATCAGGTTTGGTCACCGGAGTAAGTGCCGGTGCAGCAAATATTATCTATACAATTACAGGCGGTTGTGGCGGTGTAGTCTCAGCACTGCAGAGTGTAACCATTACTCCCAATGCAAGTATTACTTCAGTAACAGGATCAAGTCCATTATGTATAGGCGGTACAGCAACCTATACAGCTAATGGTGTTGTTCTAGGCGGCGGTACAGGAGCATGGAGCAGCAGTAATGTTGCAATAGCGACAGTAAGTGCAGGCGGTATTGTAACCGGAGTTGCAGCAGGAACCTGTGATATTATCTATACAATTACAGGTGGTTGTGGAGGCGTGGTCTCAGCACTGCGGAGCGTGACCATCACTCCAAACGCAAGTATCACCTCAGTAACAGGATCAAGCCCATTATGTATAGGCGGCACAGCAACCTATACAGCTAATGGTGTTGTTCTTGGAGGTGGTTCAGGCGCATGGAGCAGCAGTAATACTTCAATCGCCACAGTAAGTGCAGGCGGTATTGTAACCGGAGTTGCCTCAGGAACCTGTGATATTATCTATACAATTACAGGTGGTTGTGGTGGCGTAGTCTCGGCACAGCAGAGCGTTATCGTTAATCCCAATGCAAGTATCACCTCAGTAACAGGAACAAGCCCATTATGTATAGGAGGCACAGCTACTTATACAGCTAATGGAGTTGTCCTGGGTGGAGGTACCGGAGTATGGAGCAGCAGTGATCCATCAGTAGCTACAGTGAACAATACGACAGGTTTAGTGACAGGAGTAGTAGCAGGTACATGTAATATTATTTATACTATTACAGGCGGATGTGGAGGAACAATATCCTCTCAGCAGAGTGTTACTATCACTCCAAATGCAAGCATTACCTCAGTAACAGGAACAAGTCCATTATGTATAGCAGGCACTGCCACTTATGTGGCTAACGGAGTTGTCCTAGGCGGCGGCACTGGAGCCTGGAGCAGCAGCAATGCGGCAGTAGCTACAGTTGATGCTACAGGTCTGGTTACCGGAGTAAGTGCAGGCACAGCAAATATTATCTATACAATTACAGGTGGTTGTGGCGGCGTAGTCTCAGCACAGCAGAGTGTTACTATCACTCCCAATGCAAGCATCACTTCAGTAACAGGCAGCAGTCCACTTTGTATCACAGGCACCTCCACCTATACGGCTAATGGTGTTACCCTTGGCGGAGGTACAGGTGCATGGAGCAGCAGCAATGCGGCAGTAGCTACAGTTAACGGTTCTGGTTTGGTCACCGGAGTAAGTGCAGGCACAGCAAATATTATCTATACAATCACAGGTGGCTGTGGCGGTGTAGTCTCAGCACAGCAGAGCGTAACCATATCTCCAAATGCAAGCATTACATCAGTTACAGGCACAAGTCCATTATGTATAGGCGGCACAGCTACATATACAACTACAGGAGTTGTCCTTAGCGGAGGTACAGGCGCATGGAGCAGCAGCAACGCAGCAGTAGCTACAGTTGATGCAGCTGGTCTGGTGACCGGAGTAAGTGCAGGCACAGCAAATATTATCTATACAATCACAGGTGGCTGTGGCGGTGTAGTCTCAGCACAGCAGAGCGTAACCATATCTCCAAATGCAAGCATTACATCAGTTACAGGCACAAGTCCATTATGTATAGGCGGCACAGCACATATACAACTACAGGAGTTGTCCTTGGCGGCGGTACAGGTGCATGGAGCAGCAGCAATGCGGCAGTAG